The Halorubrum salinarum genome segment CGGCCGAACGAGTGGCTCGCGCCGTCGACGTCGCCCCCGAGGTGCGTCCATGTATGAGCTGACGCCGCATTTCGACGCCGAGGTCGAGCCCGGGACCAACATCCTGTTGACCGGCCCGCCGCTCAGCGGGAAGCGGTCGATCATGATGGACGTCCTCGCCGCGGGGACCGACCGCGACGAGGGCGCGATCGTCGTCACCACGAAGGATGGCGCCGACCGGGTGCTCCGCGACTACGAGAAGCGGACGCCCTACGAGCGGAAGCCGGTCGCGGTCGTCGACTGCGTCACCCGCCAGCAGGGCGGCGAGACCCGCGAGTCCGACCGGATCAAGTACGCCTCCTCGCCGGTGGACATGACGGGGATCGGGATCAAGCTCTCCGAGTTCCTCCAGGCGTTCGGCGACCGCGGCATCGAGCGGAACCGCGTGATGGTCCACTCGCTGTCGACGCTGCTGATGTACTCCGACCTCCAGACCGTGTTCCGCTTCCTCCACGTGTTCACGGGGCGGGTCCAGAGCGTCGACGGGCTCGGGCTGTTCAGCATCGACTCGACGGCCCACGACGACCAGGCGATGAACACCCTCAAACAGCTGTTCGACGGGATCATCACCGTCCCCGAGGACGGCGAGCCCGACATCCGGCTGCCCTGAGCGGGGAGTCGGCGCCGGCCACCGCCCCCGCCCCGACGCGCCGACCGAGGGATCCGCTTAATCGCGTCGCGACCCAACGACGAGCCATGCCCATCACCGACGACGCCGGACTCGACCGCCTGCTCGACGCCGAGACGATAGCGGTCGTCGGCTGCTCGACGACGCCGGGGAAGGCCGCCCACGACGTGCCGGCGTACCTCCAGCGGCAGGGGTACGAGGTGATCCCCGTGAACCCGTTCGCCGACGAGATGCTCGGCGAGCGGGCGTACGACGCGGTCGGCGAGGTCGAGGAGGCGATCGACCTCGTGGACGTGTTCCGGCCGAGCGAGGAGGTGCCGGACATCGTGGAGGCCGTCCGCGAGCGCCACGCGGACCGCGGCGACGCCGGCGCGGTGTGGCTCCAGCTCGGGATCAGCCACGACGAGGCCGCCGCGGCCGCCGAGTCCGACGGGATCGACGTGGTCCAGGACCGCTGTCTCAAGGTCGAACACGGTCGCCTGCGCGGATAGGGTTGCCCGCGCGGATAGGGCCGCCTGCGGAGATAGGACCTCCCCCGGAGCGGGACCGCGCGGGCGGCGCCGCGCCGCTCACCCCTCCCACTCCTCGAACGACCGGTAGACGCCCTTCGAGAGGTAGCGCTCGGAGGAGTCGCAGAATATCGTGGCGACCGCGTCGTGCGGGGCGTCGATGGCGCCGTCGCGGATGTCGCGGGCGACCCGCTTCGCCGCGATGGCGTTCGCGGCGGCCGAGGAGGCGACGAGCTGCCCCTCCTCGGCCGCGAGCCGGCCCATCTCCTCGTGGACCTCGCGGTCGGGGACCGCGATGATGTCGTCGACGATTTCGGGGTCGAACAGCTCGTTGCGGTCGATGTCGTGGGTGCCGATCCCCTCGGTCTTGTACTCCTCGTGCTCGACGTCCTCGCCGAGGAACTCGCGGTAGGCGGACCCGGCGGGCTCGACGGCGGCGACGTACGTGTCGGGGTCTCGCTCGCGGAAGTACTCGGCGAGGCCCATCAGCGTCCCGCCGGTGCCGCAGCCGGCGACGACCGCGCCGACCTCGCCGTCGAGCGCCGCGTCGATCTCGGGCGCGGTCGTCTCGTAGTGGGCCTCGACGTTGAGCGGGTTCGAGAACTGCTGGGGGACGACGGCGTCGTCGAGCTCCTCGGCGATCTGGTGGGCGCGGTCGATCGCCAGGCCCATCCCCTCCTCGCTCGGCGTGTTGACGACCTCGGCGCCGAGCGCGCGCATGAGCTGCTGTTTCTCGACCGAGAAGCGCTCGGGGACGACGAAGACGGCGTTCAGGCCGAGCTGTCCGGCCGCGACGGCGAGGCCGATGCCGGTGTTGCCGGCGGTCGGCTCGACGACGGTGCCGCCCTCGCCCACGTCGCCGCGCTCCAGCATGCGTTCGAGCATGTACTTCCCGATGCGGTCCTTGACGCTCGCGCCGGGGTTGAACGACTCCAGCTTGGCGTACACCGGCACCGCGTCCGGCGCGTCGTGGACGTCGACGAGCGGCGTCTCCCCGATCGTCTCCAGCACTGACGACAGGGGCTCCCGATGGTCGGTCATAGCCCGGCAAACGTTGCCGCCGGTTTTGTGTGTTGCCATCGGTCCGTCCGGTTCCGGGGCTCCCCGGCGAGGGCAGTCTTTGCCGAGAGCGGCGCGACGCGACCGAATCGGTTCGCGCGTCGCGGCCCGCGACCGTGTGACGCCGCGCCGCGGATCGAACACACTTATGCCGGTCGTCCGGCTCCGACCTGTATGAGCGAGACCGATGCGGAGGCCGAGGTGACGGTCATCCTGCCGGACGGATCAGAGCTGACCGTTCCGGCGGGGTCGACAGTCGAGGACGTCGCCTTCGAGATCGGCCCCGGGCTCGGTCGCGACACCGTCGCGGGGAAGATCGACGGCGAACTCGTCGAAAAGTACGCGGAGGTCCACGACGGCGCGCGGATCGAGATCGTCACCGACCAGTCCGACGAGTACCTCACGGTGTTGCGCCACTCCGCGGCCCACGTGTTCGCGCAGGCGCTCCAGCGGCTCCACCCCGAGGCGACGCTGACGATCGGCCCGCCGACCGACGACGGCTTCTACTACGACGTGACCGACGTCGACGTCGACGAGGACGACCTGGCCGCCATCGAGGAGGAGATGCAGGAGATAATCGCGGCGGACTACGACATCGAGCGCGAGGTCCGGTCGCGCGAGGCGGCGAAGGAGACCTACGCCGACAACGAGTACAAGCGACAGATCTTAGACGAGGAGGCCGACGGCGAGGAGGTCACCTTCTACGTCCAGGACGACTGGGAGGACCTCTGTCAGGGCCCCCACGTCGAGTCGACCGGCGAGATCGGCGCCGCGACGCTGTTGGAGGTGTCGGCGGCCTACTGGCGCGGCGACGAGGAGAACGACTCGCTGACGCGCGTGTACGGCACCGCCTTCGCGAGCGAGTCCGACCTGGAGGAGTACCTCGAACTCCGCGAGCAGGCCCAAGAGCGCGACCACCGGAAGATCGGCCAGGAGATGAACCTCTTCTCGATCCCGACGGTGACCGGGCCGGGCCTCCCGCTGTACCACCCGCCGGGGAAGACCGTGCTCCGCGAGCTGTCGGAGTTCGCGAACGAGCTCAACCGCGACCACGGCTACGAGGAGGTCGAGACCCCGCACGTGTTCCGAACGGAGCTGTGGAAGCAGTCGGGCCACTACGAGAACTACAAAGACGACATGTTCCTCCTCGACGTCAACGACGAGGAGTACGGCCTGAAGCCGATGAACTGCCCGGGCCACGCGACCATCTTCGACCAGCAGAACTGGTCGTACCGCGACCTCCCGCAGCGCTACTTCGAGAACGGGAAGGTGTACCGGAAAGAGCAGCGCGGGGAGCTGTCGGGGCTCTCGCGCGTCTGGTCGTTCACCATCGACGACGGCCACCTGTTCGTCCGGCCGGACCAGATCCGGGGGGAGATCGAGTCGGTGATCGAGATGATCTTCGAGGTCGTCGAGACGCTCGACCTGGAGGTCGAGGTCGCGCTGGCGACCCGCCCCGACAAGTCGGTCGGCGGCGACGAGATCTGGGAGTCCGCCGAGGAGCAGCTGCGCGACGTGCTCGAATCCGGCGGCTACGACTACGACGTCGAGCCCGGCGACGGCGCCTTCTACGGCCCGAAGATCGACTTCGGCTTCGAGGACGCCCTCGGCCGCGTCTGGGACGGCCCGACCGTCCAGCTCGACTTCAACATGCCCGACCGCTTCGACCTGACCTACACGGGCGAGGACAACGAGGACCACCAGCCCGTGATGATCCACCGGGCGCTGTACGGCAGCTACGAGCGCTTCTTCATGGTCCTCATCGAGCACTTCGACGGGAACTTCCCGCTGTGGCTCGCGCCCGAGCAGGTCCGCATCCTCCCCGTCTCCGACGAGACGCTCGGCTACGCCCACCGCGTGAAAAACGAACTGGAGGACGCCGGCTTCCGCGTCGAGGTCGAGGACCGCGACTGGACGGTCGGCCGGAAGATCCGCGCGGGCCACGACGACCGGCTCCCGTACATGGTCATCGTCGGCGACGACGAGCAGGAGGCGGGGACGGTCTCGGTGCGCGACCGCTTCGAGAACCAGCGCGGCGACGTCGACCTCGACGACTTCGTCGACCACCTCGTCGCCGAGCGCGACGAGAAGCGGACGGAACCCGACTTCGTCGACGCCGAGTGACGACGCGGCCGAGCGCGGGTCGCTGATCGGCGACGCCGCGCGGCCGTCGCGGCCGTCGCGGCGCGCCGGCGCTCACACCCGGTCGACGCCCGCGAACTCGAACCGCGCCCCGCCGTCGGCCGACTCGGTCACGCTGACCGCCCAGCCGTGTCCGTCGGCGATCTGCGAGACGATGTCGAGCCCGAACCCGGTGCCGTCGCTCGTCGTCGTGTACCCGGACTCGAACACGCGGTCCCGGTCCTCCGCCGGGATCCCCGGGCCGTCGTCGGCCACGTAGAACCCGTCTCCGTCGGAGAGGGGCCCGACCGTGACCGTGACCCCGTCCGACCCGCTGCCCGCGGCCCCGTGCTCCGCGGCGTTCCGGAACAGGTTCTCGAGGAGCTGCCTGAGCCGCTGCTCGTCGGCGCGGAGGGCGTAGCCGTCGCTCGCGACGCGGAGCGTCCCGCCCCGAGTGTCGGCCGTCTCCCAGGCGTCTTCGGCGAGCGCCTCGAGGTCCACGCGGGTCAGCTCGTCGACGCCACCGCCCTCGCGCGACAGGGTGAGGATGTTCTCGATGAGCGTGTCCATCCGCGAGAGGGCGCGCCGAACGGGCTCGACGTGTTCGCTCTCGCAGTCGTTGGCGAGGAGCTCCATCCGCCCGCGGGCGGTCGTCAGCGGGTTCCGCAGGTCGTGGCTCACGACGCTCGCGAACTCGTCGAGCCGGTCGCGCTCGCTCGCGAGCCGGTCGGCCGCGCGCCGCCGCTCCAGCTCGTAGCTCACCCACCGCGTCAGCAGCTCGACGAACGTCTGCTGCGTCTCGGTGAACGGCTCGTCGCGGGGGCTCGTGTCGGCGAAGCAGAGCGTGCCGAACCGCTCGCCCTCGACCTCGACGCGGCCGCCGACGTACGTCTCCAGCCCGAAGGTCTCGTACGCGGGATCGCCGCCCCACCCCTCCGCCGAGGCGTCGACGATCGTCAGGAGCTGGTCGTGTTCGAACGTCCGCTTACAGTACGCCTCGTCGAGGGGACACGTCTCGCCGGGCTGTAACAGGGGATGGGTGGCGTGCGAGACCTCGATGTGCTGGGTCCCGTCCTCGATCCGCGTGAGGAACCCGTTCGGCACGTCGAGGTACTCGCAGCCGATCGTCAGTATCTCCGCGACCTTCTCCTCGAATGTGCGGTCCTGATCGGACGACACCGCGTACAGCCGCTGGATCGCGCGGAGGCTCTCCTCCTGGCGTCGCTCCAGTTCGCGTCGCTCGGTGACGTCGTGGAGGTAGACGGAGAGCCCCTCGTCCGACGGGAACGCGCGCGCGTTGAACCACGTGTCGAGCGGCTCGTAGTAGGAGTCGAACGAGACCGGCTCCTGGGTCTCCATGGCGCGGTGGTACTGGTCGTAGAACACGGTTTCTCTCGACTCCGGGATCGAGTCCCAGATGTTCGCGCCCTCGACCGAGCCGTCCGGGCCGACGGCGTCGTCACTCATCGCGGACCGGAGGATCTCCCTGCCCCGCTCGTTCGCGAACACGATCCGCCAGTCGCCGTCGAGGGTGAAGAACCCGTCCGACATCCGGTCGAGCACCGTCCGGAGGTCTTTGTTCGACGCCGACTCGCCCGCGCCGTCGCTCATGTCTCGGCGCACGTGTCGCGGACGGTTAAGTTGGGGTGGATTCGGGACAAACCGTGGCTCGGCGGCGTCTCGGCCCGTGTGGGCTCGGCGACGCACAGACCGGTCCCGAGGCACGGGGTCGCCCCTTCCGTCGGCTTTTTGCGTTCGCTCGTCCGGGTATGACGTATGTCGAACCAGCAAGCCGAGCCCGGCGTCGACGACCGAGCGCCCGAAGTCGGAGAGCTGACGCCGCCGGACCGCACGCTGATGGGGCCCGGACCGAGCGACGTCCACCCGCGCGTCCTGAACGCCATGAGCACGCCGCTGGTGGGCCACCTCGACCCCTCGTTCGTCGAGATCATGGACGAGGTCCAGGAGCTGTTGCGCTACACGTTCCGGACGGACAACAAGTGGACGATCCCCGTCTCGGGGACGGGGTCGGCGTCGATGGAGGCCGCGATCGGCAACCTCGTCGAGCCGGGCGACACCATGCTCGTCCCGACGAACGGCTACTTCGGCGGCCGGATGAAGTCGATGGCCGAGCGCGCGGGCGGCGAGGTCGTCGAGGTCGACGCCCCCTGGGGCGAGCCGCTCGACCCCGTCGATGTCGAGCGCGCGTTCGACGAGCACCAGCCCGACGTGTTCGGGTTCGTCCACGCGGAGACCTCGACGGGCGTCCTCCAGCCGAGCGTCCCGGAACTGACCGACATCGCGCACGCCCACGACGCCCTAGTCATCGCCGACTGCGTCACCTCGCTGGGCGGCGTCGAGATGCGCGTCGACGAGTGGGGCGTCGACGCCGCCTACTCCGGCCCGCAGAAGTGCCTCTCGTGTCCGCCCGGCGCGAGCCCGCTCACGCTCAACGACCGCGCGATGGACAAGGTGCTCGACCGCGAGGAGCGCCCCCGGTCGTGGTACCTCGACCTCTCCCTCCTGGAGGGGTACTGGGGCGACGACCGCTCGTACCACCACACCGCGCCGATCACGAACGTCTACGCGCTCCGCGAGGCGCTGCGCCTCGTCGCCGAGGAGGGGATCGAGTCCCGGTGGGCGCGTCACCGCGAGGTCGCCGGCGACCTGAAGGCGGGCCTCCAGGACCTGGGGCTGGAGATGAACGCTCCCGACGAGTACTGGCTGCCGAGCCTCAACGCGGTGCGGGTGCCGGACGGCGTCGACGACGGCGCCGTCATCGACCACCTCCTCGACGAGTACGACCTGGAGATCGCCTCGGGCCTGGGCGACCTGGAGGGCGACATCTGGCGGATCGGCTGTATGGGCTACTCCGCGCGCCCGAAGAACGTCGAGTACGTCCTCGCCGCGTTAGAGGACGCGCTGGCGGCGCAGGGACACGAGGCCTGAACCGCGGTCCGGGCGCGCACCCGGACGCGCAGCCGACCCTGTCGAGACGAATCCGGGCGAGCGGCCGACCCAGTCGAGACGGACCGCCTCGCCGCCGTGCGAACCGGTACCACCGTTCCCTCCCGCTTTTTTGTCGGGGAGCCGACCGTGCCACCGTGACCGACGCTTTCGGACGCGCGATCCGAGACCACCACCGGGGCGAGCGAACGGCCCCGCTCCGCCAGGGTGACGGCGAGGAGACGCGCGAGCACCCGATCGAGGCGTTCTACTTCACCGAGTTCGACCCGGAGAGCGACGCGTGGCTCGCCTCGCGGCTCGACGGGCCGCTGGTCGACCTCGGCGCCGGGGCGGGCCGCCACGCGCTGCGGTTTCAGGAGCGGTTCGAGACCGTCGCCGTCGAGTCCAGCCCGGCGCTCGTCGAGACGATGCGCGAGCGCGGCGTTGCCGACGCCCGCGAGGGCGACATGTTCGCCCTCCGGGAGGCGTTCGAGCGCGACCGGTTCGCCGCGGCGATCGCGATAGGCACCCAGATCGGACTGGCGGGGTCGATGCGGGGGCTCTCCGCGTTCCTCGGCGACCTCGCGTTCGTGACGACGCCGGACGCGACCGCCGTCGTCGACTGCTACGACCCCGACCACCCCGAGGCCGCCGACCTCCTCGGCTACCGCGAGGACCCGACGCCGGGGCTCGCTGGCCGCGTCATGTGGTTCGCGTACGACGGCGAGCGGGACCCGACCCTCCGGTTCACCCTCTTCTCGCCGGACCGACTCCGCGAGGCGGCGATCGGGACCGGGTGGACGGTCGAGGCGGTCGACCGTTCGGGATCCGGCGAGGGGCCCCACTACCGCGCCGCGCTCCGGAAGCGGTAGTCGGCCGCCGCGGCGCTCGCTCCGCGAACGCGGCCGCTACCACGCGGTCAGCGCCGCGCGGCCGTGATCGGCGGCGAGGATCCCGAGGAACGCCAAGACGCCGGTGATCGCGAACGCGCCGCCGACGTAGAACACCGAGCCCATGCTCACCTCGACCATCAGCCAGCCGGCGATGAGCGGCCCGGCCACGGAGCCCGGACGCCACACCAGTTCGCGGATGCCGAAGCTGGAGGCGACGCCGCCGTCGTCGGTCCCCTCGTCGGCGAACAGCGCCATGCTGGCCGGCTCGCGAAAGGAGTCCGCGACGCCGAGCAGCCCGGAGAAGGCGACCAGCGGGAGGTACGCCGGCGGGAGGTCGCCGAGGACCGGCACCGTCACGCCCGCGCCGAGCGCGCTTCCGACGGCCGCGGAGAAGGGGATCGCGACCGCGACCGCGCCGTAGGCCCCGCCGCCGGCGAAGACGAACAGCGACCGCCCGTAGGCGTCGGAGAGCCGGCCGGTGAACAGCTGGCCGACCATGTTGGTCGCCTTCTCGGCGGTGACCGTCACCGCGACCGCGGTCGCGCCGACCGCGAGCCCGCCGGCGGCCAGTTCGGTCCCGGCGTAGATCGGCACCCACGTCCGCACCATCGTCACGGCGAAGGCGTACTGCGCGCGGAACGTCGAGATGGTCAGGATCTTCCGGTTCACCGCGAGGTCGCTGAACGGGAACCCCTCGACCCGCGTGGGGTCCGGGTCGAGTACGCCCCACGTGACGAGCCACGCGGCGACCATCAGCGCCGCGATGATCGCGAACACCGGCCCGAAGCCGACGGCGTCGTAGACGGCGCCCGCGCCGAGCGAGCCCAGTATGGAAGCCCCGAACGAGGCGGCGTTCGCCTTGCCGATCTTGTCGGCCCGCGTCCCGGCGTCGGCGATCTGACCGACGAGCGAGAGCGTCATCAGCCCCGCGCCGGTGACGACGAGCCCCTGGAGCGCGCGGACGAGGATGAACGTGCCCGAGGTGTCGACGAGCGGGAAGAGGGCGTACACGCCCGCGCCGACGCCGAGGACGCCGAGCAGCACGAGCCGCTTGTCGAACCGGTCGCCCGCCCACGCGAGCGGAACCACGGCGACCGTCTGCGCGAGCGTGAACCCGGTGGTGTACATCCCGATGATGAACCCGGCGGACACCGTGACCCCCAACACCGTCGTCGCCTGCGGGTCCAAGGTGTTGATGTACGTCGGCAGCAGCGTCAGCAGCGTGATGAACCCGAACCCCTCGGCGAACCGGGTGAGGTAGAGCGCCCAGAACTGCGATCGCTTCGCCCCGTCGTTCGCGCCCGCGTTGCTCACACCGGATCCGCGCCGACCGGTTCAAAAGGGGTTACGATTCGAAACGCCGCGCCGGACCGCCCCGCTCACATCGTGTCAGCGTACTTGTCCCGGCGGTAGAGGTCGATCTCGTGCGCCGACGACCCCGGCCGCGACGCCGCGAACGCGATGGCCTCCGCGACCTCCTCGGGCTCGGTGACGCCCCCCGGCTCGAACCGCTCTTCGAACGGTTCCCCGTCCTCGCTGCCGAACTCGGTCCGCACCTCCGAGGGGTTCACGACGGAGACGGCCACGCCGTCGTCGCCGGCCTGCGCCGCGACGCTGTGGGCGAACCCCCGGATCCACCACTTCGTCGCGGCGTACACGGGGTTGAACGGCCGGGGGAACTCCCCGGCGAAGCTGCCGACCGCGACCAGCGTCCCCTCGCTCTCCCGGAGGTGCGGGAGCGCCTCGCGCGTCAGGAAGAACGCCCCGTCGACGTTCGTCTCCTGCATCGCGAAGTACTCCTCGTCGGTCATCGACGCCACGTCGCTCCCGCGGGCGAGCCCCGCGTTGACGACGGCGACGTCGAGGCCGCCGAACGCCTCGACTGCTGCCTCGACCGCCGCCG includes the following:
- a CDS encoding SDR family oxidoreductase, whose product is MTDLDGATAVITGASSGIGEATAHALAERGADLVLVARRREALESVAEDVRSAYGVETVVAAGDVRESATSAAAVEAAVEAFGGLDVAVVNAGLARGSDVASMTDEEYFAMQETNVDGAFFLTREALPHLRESEGTLVAVGSFAGEFPRPFNPVYAATKWWIRGFAHSVAAQAGDDGVAVSVVNPSEVRTEFGSEDGEPFEERFEPGGVTEPEEVAEAIAFAASRPGSSAHEIDLYRRDKYADTM
- a CDS encoding CoA-binding protein; protein product: MPITDDAGLDRLLDAETIAVVGCSTTPGKAAHDVPAYLQRQGYEVIPVNPFADEMLGERAYDAVGEVEEAIDLVDVFRPSEEVPDIVEAVRERHADRGDAGAVWLQLGISHDEAAAAAESDGIDVVQDRCLKVEHGRLRG
- a CDS encoding RAD55 family ATPase, with amino-acid sequence MYELTPHFDAEVEPGTNILLTGPPLSGKRSIMMDVLAAGTDRDEGAIVVTTKDGADRVLRDYEKRTPYERKPVAVVDCVTRQQGGETRESDRIKYASSPVDMTGIGIKLSEFLQAFGDRGIERNRVMVHSLSTLLMYSDLQTVFRFLHVFTGRVQSVDGLGLFSIDSTAHDDQAMNTLKQLFDGIITVPEDGEPDIRLP
- a CDS encoding PLP-dependent cysteine synthase family protein, which translates into the protein MTDHREPLSSVLETIGETPLVDVHDAPDAVPVYAKLESFNPGASVKDRIGKYMLERMLERGDVGEGGTVVEPTAGNTGIGLAVAAGQLGLNAVFVVPERFSVEKQQLMRALGAEVVNTPSEEGMGLAIDRAHQIAEELDDAVVPQQFSNPLNVEAHYETTAPEIDAALDGEVGAVVAGCGTGGTLMGLAEYFRERDPDTYVAAVEPAGSAYREFLGEDVEHEEYKTEGIGTHDIDRNELFDPEIVDDIIAVPDREVHEEMGRLAAEEGQLVASSAAANAIAAKRVARDIRDGAIDAPHDAVATIFCDSSERYLSKGVYRSFEEWEG
- a CDS encoding sensor histidine kinase, with the protein product MSDGAGESASNKDLRTVLDRMSDGFFTLDGDWRIVFANERGREILRSAMSDDAVGPDGSVEGANIWDSIPESRETVFYDQYHRAMETQEPVSFDSYYEPLDTWFNARAFPSDEGLSVYLHDVTERRELERRQEESLRAIQRLYAVSSDQDRTFEEKVAEILTIGCEYLDVPNGFLTRIEDGTQHIEVSHATHPLLQPGETCPLDEAYCKRTFEHDQLLTIVDASAEGWGGDPAYETFGLETYVGGRVEVEGERFGTLCFADTSPRDEPFTETQQTFVELLTRWVSYELERRRAADRLASERDRLDEFASVVSHDLRNPLTTARGRMELLANDCESEHVEPVRRALSRMDTLIENILTLSREGGGVDELTRVDLEALAEDAWETADTRGGTLRVASDGYALRADEQRLRQLLENLFRNAAEHGAAGSGSDGVTVTVGPLSDGDGFYVADDGPGIPAEDRDRVFESGYTTTSDGTGFGLDIVSQIADGHGWAVSVTESADGGARFEFAGVDRV
- the thrS gene encoding threonine--tRNA ligase; translation: MSETDAEAEVTVILPDGSELTVPAGSTVEDVAFEIGPGLGRDTVAGKIDGELVEKYAEVHDGARIEIVTDQSDEYLTVLRHSAAHVFAQALQRLHPEATLTIGPPTDDGFYYDVTDVDVDEDDLAAIEEEMQEIIAADYDIEREVRSREAAKETYADNEYKRQILDEEADGEEVTFYVQDDWEDLCQGPHVESTGEIGAATLLEVSAAYWRGDEENDSLTRVYGTAFASESDLEEYLELREQAQERDHRKIGQEMNLFSIPTVTGPGLPLYHPPGKTVLRELSEFANELNRDHGYEEVETPHVFRTELWKQSGHYENYKDDMFLLDVNDEEYGLKPMNCPGHATIFDQQNWSYRDLPQRYFENGKVYRKEQRGELSGLSRVWSFTIDDGHLFVRPDQIRGEIESVIEMIFEVVETLDLEVEVALATRPDKSVGGDEIWESAEEQLRDVLESGGYDYDVEPGDGAFYGPKIDFGFEDALGRVWDGPTVQLDFNMPDRFDLTYTGEDNEDHQPVMIHRALYGSYERFFMVLIEHFDGNFPLWLAPEQVRILPVSDETLGYAHRVKNELEDAGFRVEVEDRDWTVGRKIRAGHDDRLPYMVIVGDDEQEAGTVSVRDRFENQRGDVDLDDFVDHLVAERDEKRTEPDFVDAE
- a CDS encoding MFS transporter, which produces MSNAGANDGAKRSQFWALYLTRFAEGFGFITLLTLLPTYINTLDPQATTVLGVTVSAGFIIGMYTTGFTLAQTVAVVPLAWAGDRFDKRLVLLGVLGVGAGVYALFPLVDTSGTFILVRALQGLVVTGAGLMTLSLVGQIADAGTRADKIGKANAASFGASILGSLGAGAVYDAVGFGPVFAIIAALMVAAWLVTWGVLDPDPTRVEGFPFSDLAVNRKILTISTFRAQYAFAVTMVRTWVPIYAGTELAAGGLAVGATAVAVTVTAEKATNMVGQLFTGRLSDAYGRSLFVFAGGGAYGAVAVAIPFSAAVGSALGAGVTVPVLGDLPPAYLPLVAFSGLLGVADSFREPASMALFADEGTDDGGVASSFGIRELVWRPGSVAGPLIAGWLMVEVSMGSVFYVGGAFAITGVLAFLGILAADHGRAALTAW
- a CDS encoding pyridoxal-phosphate-dependent aminotransferase family protein, producing the protein MSNQQAEPGVDDRAPEVGELTPPDRTLMGPGPSDVHPRVLNAMSTPLVGHLDPSFVEIMDEVQELLRYTFRTDNKWTIPVSGTGSASMEAAIGNLVEPGDTMLVPTNGYFGGRMKSMAERAGGEVVEVDAPWGEPLDPVDVERAFDEHQPDVFGFVHAETSTGVLQPSVPELTDIAHAHDALVIADCVTSLGGVEMRVDEWGVDAAYSGPQKCLSCPPGASPLTLNDRAMDKVLDREERPRSWYLDLSLLEGYWGDDRSYHHTAPITNVYALREALRLVAEEGIESRWARHREVAGDLKAGLQDLGLEMNAPDEYWLPSLNAVRVPDGVDDGAVIDHLLDEYDLEIASGLGDLEGDIWRIGCMGYSARPKNVEYVLAALEDALAAQGHEA
- a CDS encoding methyltransferase domain-containing protein translates to MTDAFGRAIRDHHRGERTAPLRQGDGEETREHPIEAFYFTEFDPESDAWLASRLDGPLVDLGAGAGRHALRFQERFETVAVESSPALVETMRERGVADAREGDMFALREAFERDRFAAAIAIGTQIGLAGSMRGLSAFLGDLAFVTTPDATAVVDCYDPDHPEAADLLGYREDPTPGLAGRVMWFAYDGERDPTLRFTLFSPDRLREAAIGTGWTVEAVDRSGSGEGPHYRAALRKR